One genomic segment of Pseudomonas sp. p1(2021b) includes these proteins:
- the gspE gene encoding type II secretion system ATPase GspE produces the protein MTASLPFSFARRHGILLDQQADEPALLMREDASLAAMAEACRLVGSAWPLRQVDDASFAERLASCYGGSQDAAQAVVQGLDQEIDLSRLAEALPQTCDLLDQQDDAPIIRLLNALLSEAVRSRASDIHLETFEQQLRVRMRIDGVMREVLAPPRALSALLVSRIKVMARLDIAEKRVPQDGRISLRLAGHEVDVRVSTLPAAHGERVVLRLLDKQAVRLDIDHMHMAGSVRTGFLRVLEKPHGIFLVTGPTGSGKTTTLYTALSHLNQVSRNILTVEDPIEYHLPGIGQTQVNTKVDMTFARGLRAILRQDPDVVMVGEIRDRETADIAVQASLTGHLVLSTLHTNSALGAITRLADMGIDTCLLASSLAGVMAQRLVRELCPHCKVACEVDDAIASALGHPAERPAVVYKAQGCSECQQGYSGRLALHEMVVVEPPLAQAIHSRASQAQMLELIRQDTPSLFQHGVERVRQGQTSVEELLRVTGHD, from the coding sequence ATGACTGCCAGCCTGCCGTTCAGCTTCGCCCGGCGCCACGGCATCCTGCTCGACCAGCAGGCGGACGAACCTGCCTTGCTGATGCGCGAGGATGCATCGCTGGCCGCCATGGCCGAGGCCTGCCGCTTGGTGGGCAGTGCCTGGCCGCTGCGCCAGGTGGATGACGCCAGCTTTGCCGAGCGCCTGGCCAGTTGCTATGGCGGCAGCCAGGACGCGGCGCAGGCGGTGGTACAGGGCCTGGACCAGGAAATCGACCTGTCCCGCCTGGCCGAAGCCCTGCCACAGACCTGCGACCTGCTCGACCAGCAGGACGATGCACCGATCATTCGCCTGCTCAATGCCCTGCTCAGCGAGGCCGTCCGCTCCAGGGCCTCGGATATCCACCTGGAAACCTTCGAACAGCAACTGCGGGTGCGCATGCGTATCGACGGCGTGATGCGCGAAGTGCTGGCGCCGCCGCGGGCGCTTTCGGCGTTGCTGGTTTCGCGCATCAAGGTCATGGCGCGCCTGGACATCGCCGAGAAACGCGTGCCCCAGGATGGCCGGATCAGCCTGCGCCTGGCCGGTCATGAGGTCGATGTGCGGGTCTCGACCCTGCCGGCGGCCCATGGTGAACGGGTGGTACTGCGCCTGCTGGACAAGCAGGCGGTGCGCCTGGATATCGACCATATGCACATGGCAGGTTCGGTGCGCACGGGCTTCTTGCGCGTGCTGGAAAAACCCCACGGCATCTTCCTGGTCACCGGCCCTACCGGCTCCGGCAAGACCACCACGCTGTACACGGCGCTGTCCCACCTCAACCAGGTGTCGCGCAACATCCTCACGGTGGAAGACCCGATCGAATACCACCTGCCCGGGATCGGCCAGACCCAGGTCAACACCAAGGTCGACATGACCTTCGCCCGTGGCCTGCGCGCCATCCTGCGCCAGGACCCGGACGTGGTCATGGTCGGTGAGATCCGCGACCGGGAAACCGCCGACATCGCCGTCCAGGCCTCGCTGACCGGGCACCTGGTGCTGTCCACCCTGCACACCAACAGCGCGTTGGGCGCCATCACGCGCCTGGCGGACATGGGCATCGACACCTGCCTGCTCGCCTCGTCGCTGGCCGGGGTCATGGCCCAGCGCCTGGTGCGCGAGCTCTGCCCGCACTGCAAGGTCGCCTGCGAGGTGGACGATGCCATTGCCAGCGCGCTGGGGCACCCCGCCGAACGGCCTGCGGTGGTCTACAAGGCCCAAGGGTGCAGCGAATGCCAGCAGGGTTACAGCGGCCGCCTGGCCTTGCATGAAATGGTGGTGGTCGAGCCGCCGCTGGCGCAGGCGATCCATTCGCGCGCGTCCCAGGCACAGATGCTCGAGCTGATTCGCCAGGACACGCCCAGCCTGTTCCAACACGGTGTCGAGCGTGTCCGCCAAGGGCAGACCAGCGTGGAAGAACTGCTGCGCGTGACGGGGCACGACTGA
- the gspD gene encoding type II secretion system secretin GspD, translating into MTFKRYLRAASFGACLTLSCSLALAEAPTWQLAMSDADVRDVVREVGTILDQTIILDPRVQGRITVLSSEALDREGIRRLFYSVLNAQGFAAVNDGDRLLVLPASEAKAWANQQVEAIPAAFTTRVLSLSGSTASDLAGLLRPLVSSNGYIGPSSSANALVVTDSAANLDRLEDLVLQLDSGQRHDYELVTLHKAQASDVLAVVEGAAGGPESGVRVLADLPGNRLLILGPVKSRQRLAQLSRSLDVPAPTASQNWRVVRLQHSNAEQLAEVLGDVGKRLDGKPSGDGLGEALSGEAMVKADANQNALVLLGEPQTLGSVEQIIEQLDQPRAQVLIHAAIVEVSGDINEALGLQWGIDKGGLKGGITFPDSGASLADLLGEGKSVPAGAAVAIGSDRFGLLVSALASNTRSNLLSTPSLLTLDNQEAQILVGQNVPFKTGSYTTTGSGADNPFTTVERKDIGISLKVRPHINEGRTLRLEVEQESSELAPSTLENDLITNKRTLKSTILAADGEIIVIGGLIKDSVRKEQRGVPLLSRIPWVGGLFRWNRDVQEKTNLMVFLRPTILRSQAELVQAGRRAYENVRAVDDSVLPEDAQKLFEAQRLPDNQGGRR; encoded by the coding sequence ATGACTTTCAAGCGATACCTTCGCGCCGCTTCGTTCGGTGCGTGCCTGACCCTGAGCTGCTCGCTGGCGCTGGCCGAGGCGCCTACCTGGCAACTGGCGATGAGCGATGCCGACGTTCGTGACGTGGTGCGCGAGGTGGGCACGATCCTCGACCAGACGATCATCCTCGACCCACGCGTGCAAGGGCGGATAACCGTGCTGTCGAGTGAAGCGCTCGACCGCGAGGGCATACGTCGGCTGTTCTACTCGGTGCTCAACGCCCAAGGCTTCGCCGCCGTGAACGACGGTGACCGGCTGCTGGTGCTGCCGGCCAGCGAGGCCAAGGCCTGGGCCAACCAGCAGGTCGAGGCCATTCCGGCCGCCTTCACGACACGCGTACTGTCCCTGTCCGGCAGTACCGCATCGGACCTGGCAGGGCTGCTGCGCCCGTTGGTCTCCAGCAATGGCTATATCGGCCCCTCCAGTTCGGCCAATGCCTTGGTAGTCACCGACTCGGCCGCCAACCTGGACCGCCTGGAAGACCTGGTGCTGCAGCTCGACAGCGGCCAGCGGCATGACTATGAACTGGTGACCCTACACAAGGCCCAGGCCAGCGACGTGCTGGCCGTGGTGGAAGGGGCCGCCGGTGGCCCGGAGAGCGGCGTGCGGGTGCTGGCCGACCTGCCAGGCAACCGCTTGCTCATCCTCGGGCCCGTCAAGTCGCGTCAGCGCCTGGCGCAGTTGAGCCGCTCGCTGGACGTTCCGGCGCCTACCGCCTCGCAGAACTGGCGCGTGGTCCGGTTGCAGCACAGCAATGCCGAGCAACTGGCCGAGGTGCTGGGCGATGTGGGCAAGCGCCTGGATGGCAAGCCGAGCGGCGACGGCCTGGGCGAGGCGCTCAGCGGTGAAGCCATGGTCAAGGCCGATGCCAACCAGAACGCCTTGGTGCTGTTGGGCGAACCCCAGACCCTGGGCAGTGTCGAGCAGATCATCGAACAACTGGACCAACCGCGGGCCCAGGTGTTGATCCATGCGGCCATCGTCGAAGTCAGCGGTGACATCAACGAGGCCCTCGGCCTGCAATGGGGCATCGACAAGGGCGGCCTGAAGGGGGGCATCACCTTCCCCGACAGCGGCGCTTCGCTGGCCGATCTGCTCGGCGAGGGCAAGTCGGTCCCGGCGGGTGCTGCCGTGGCCATCGGCTCGGATCGCTTCGGCCTGCTGGTGTCGGCCCTGGCCAGCAATACCCGCAGCAACCTGCTGTCCACCCCCAGCCTGCTGACCCTCGACAACCAGGAGGCGCAGATCCTCGTCGGCCAGAACGTGCCGTTCAAGACTGGCTCCTATACCACTACCGGCAGTGGCGCGGACAACCCGTTCACCACCGTCGAGCGCAAGGACATCGGTATCAGCCTGAAGGTGCGTCCACATATCAACGAAGGCCGGACCTTGCGCCTGGAGGTCGAACAGGAAAGTTCGGAGCTCGCCCCCAGCACGCTGGAAAACGACCTGATCACCAACAAGCGCACGCTCAAGAGCACCATCCTCGCCGCGGATGGTGAGATCATCGTGATCGGTGGCCTGATCAAGGACAGCGTACGAAAAGAGCAGCGTGGTGTGCCGTTGCTCAGCCGTATCCCCTGGGTGGGTGGCCTGTTCCGCTGGAACCGGGATGTCCAGGAAAAGACCAACCTGATGGTCTTCCTGCGCCCCACCATCCTGCGTAGCCAGGCCGAGCTGGTCCAGGCAGGACGACGCGCCTACGAAAACGTTCGTGCGGTGGACGACTCGGTGCTGCCTGAGGATGCCCAGAAGCTGTTCGAGGCCCAGCGCCTACCTGACAACCAAGGCGGCCGTCGATGA
- a CDS encoding type II secretion system protein N — protein sequence MKLSAHLPWVAMVLAMGVLLTWRELANPMLPGAAIPAQPMAPASAVEKPLPVATLALAFGFQAPGQPQSSRADITLKACFVSSQGDARALVKTASGDGLYRVGDRLPGGGVLRRIDVRAIVLWVNGREEVVSLSPGNASVFQPSDRAIGPVSAPQSSPRLLREVP from the coding sequence ATGAAGCTTTCCGCGCATCTGCCTTGGGTCGCCATGGTGCTGGCCATGGGTGTCCTGCTGACCTGGCGCGAACTGGCCAACCCGATGCTGCCAGGTGCGGCCATCCCGGCGCAGCCCATGGCCCCGGCGTCGGCGGTGGAGAAACCGTTGCCTGTCGCCACCTTGGCGCTGGCGTTCGGTTTCCAGGCACCCGGCCAGCCCCAGTCGAGCCGAGCGGATATCACCCTCAAGGCCTGCTTCGTCTCCAGCCAGGGCGATGCCCGCGCACTGGTGAAGACCGCCAGCGGCGATGGCCTCTATCGGGTCGGCGACCGTCTGCCGGGTGGTGGCGTACTGCGGCGCATCGACGTGCGTGCCATCGTGCTATGGGTCAACGGCCGCGAGGAGGTCGTGTCGCTCTCGCCCGGCAACGCCTCTGTCTTCCAACCTTCCGACAGAGCCATAGGCCCTGTTTCGGCTCCCCAATCTTCACCCCGCCTGCTGCGGGAGGTGCCATGA
- a CDS encoding cytochrome b — protein MRAQKYCWQQIILHWISAVVILWVLISGFAVAHLDVGAPTFHWVAFFNVALTTLFIPVFLVRWWLRVIKPVPKSLHDDPRNRRIAHVVHEALYWTIAAVLLSGVLMMDRDIEVFGWFAVPPVLSDPFWHRVWFNFHIASCLLLALGVAMHIAAVVLHELCGRRVLRRMLP, from the coding sequence ATGCGAGCACAAAAGTATTGCTGGCAGCAGATCATCCTGCACTGGATCTCTGCCGTGGTCATCCTCTGGGTGTTGATCAGCGGCTTCGCTGTCGCGCACCTCGATGTTGGCGCTCCCACCTTCCATTGGGTCGCGTTCTTCAATGTCGCCCTGACCACGCTGTTCATCCCGGTCTTTCTGGTTCGTTGGTGGCTGCGCGTGATCAAGCCTGTGCCGAAGAGCCTCCATGACGACCCCCGCAATCGCCGTATCGCCCATGTCGTGCACGAAGCCCTGTACTGGACCATTGCCGCCGTATTGTTGTCCGGCGTGCTGATGATGGATCGCGACATCGAGGTCTTCGGCTGGTTCGCTGTCCCCCCTGTACTGAGCGATCCGTTCTGGCACCGGGTCTGGTTCAACTTCCACATCGCATCCTGCCTGCTGCTTGCCCTGGGCGTGGCGATGCACATCGCCGCCGTGGTGCTGCATGAGCTGTGCGGGCGGCGCGTGCTTCGGCGGATGCTGCCCTGA
- a CDS encoding lytic polysaccharide monooxygenase has protein sequence MHKGFALSGLCAAVLGAGLHAQVANAHGHTTEPPSRAYLCQLGKNTGCGGAASEPQSVSEVAKGFPAGGPVDGKIASGGKRPDFALLDEQSANRWHLTPITDRNVAFDWFYTAGHPTTKWEYFITKNGWNPNAPLSRSAFELTPFCEVDGHGKPARGQGNPTHGPAIEKHQCTLPADRSGHHIILGVWTVADTGNAFHNVMDVDIQLDGGPAPEWPRIADIKPVFDMKVGEKMIARAFQGTTENKEYSVGITVDTPEEGKAGNWTYKLAKRINETQTLVRAGKLDADGTIEPVPGVNTIFAKPETGITNYFFALEAAPGEDHYMKLNGLQPEYTLKDGKTSLKFNVITSVNELKVKAQLLDESNKPVGVAEGKATGGAGAIVLDASSQEGTHTLKVVGTDAHKRVLLQETYSVQLKAAGAVEYDFEYPQSIGSYQEGTKVLQPKTGDVFECKPFPYSGWCNNPSAIHYEPGFGSNWADAWNKL, from the coding sequence ATGCACAAAGGGTTCGCCTTGAGCGGCCTTTGCGCGGCTGTCCTTGGTGCTGGCCTGCACGCGCAAGTTGCCAACGCGCATGGTCATACCACCGAGCCGCCTTCTCGTGCCTATCTTTGCCAGCTGGGCAAGAATACCGGTTGTGGCGGAGCGGCAAGCGAGCCCCAGTCTGTCAGTGAAGTTGCCAAGGGGTTTCCGGCCGGCGGCCCTGTTGATGGGAAAATCGCCAGTGGTGGTAAGCGTCCTGACTTTGCTCTACTCGATGAGCAATCCGCCAATCGTTGGCATTTGACGCCAATCACCGACCGCAATGTCGCGTTCGATTGGTTCTACACCGCAGGTCACCCAACGACGAAGTGGGAATACTTCATTACCAAGAACGGGTGGAACCCCAATGCGCCATTGAGTCGCAGTGCGTTCGAGCTCACGCCTTTCTGCGAAGTGGATGGTCATGGTAAACCGGCCCGTGGCCAAGGTAACCCAACCCACGGACCTGCTATCGAAAAGCATCAATGCACCCTGCCTGCCGATCGCTCTGGGCACCATATCATCCTCGGCGTATGGACCGTTGCCGACACCGGCAATGCCTTCCACAACGTAATGGATGTGGATATTCAACTCGATGGCGGTCCAGCGCCGGAGTGGCCCCGCATTGCCGATATCAAACCTGTTTTCGATATGAAAGTCGGCGAAAAAATGATCGCGCGGGCATTCCAAGGTACTACGGAAAATAAGGAATACAGTGTCGGTATCACCGTCGATACGCCCGAGGAAGGTAAGGCAGGTAATTGGACCTACAAACTCGCCAAGCGTATCAATGAGACACAGACACTGGTGCGTGCCGGCAAACTCGATGCGGATGGCACTATTGAGCCCGTGCCGGGCGTAAATACCATCTTTGCCAAGCCAGAAACCGGGATCACCAATTACTTCTTCGCCTTGGAAGCTGCGCCAGGCGAGGACCACTACATGAAGTTGAATGGTCTGCAGCCGGAGTACACATTGAAAGACGGCAAGACCAGCCTGAAATTCAATGTCATCACCAGCGTCAATGAGCTGAAGGTCAAGGCCCAGTTGCTCGATGAATCCAACAAGCCAGTCGGTGTGGCTGAGGGCAAAGCGACTGGCGGCGCTGGCGCCATCGTGCTCGACGCCTCCAGCCAAGAAGGCACTCATACGCTCAAAGTCGTGGGTACGGACGCACATAAACGTGTGTTGCTACAAGAAACGTACAGCGTCCAGTTGAAGGCCGCAGGCGCTGTCGAGTACGACTTCGAGTACCCGCAATCGATCGGCAGCTACCAGGAAGGCACTAAAGTGCTGCAGCCCAAGACTGGCGACGTTTTCGAGTGTAAGCCATTCCCTTACAGCGGCTGGTGCAACAACCCTAGCGCTATCCACTACGAGCCTGGTTTCGGCAGCAACTGGGCCGATGCCTGGAACAAACTCTAA
- the hemE gene encoding uroporphyrinogen decarboxylase, whose product MTALKNDRFLRALLKQPVDVTPVWMMRQAGRYLPEYRASRAKAGDFMSLCMNPQFACEVTLQPLDRYPLDAAILFSDILTIPDAMGQGLYFEAGEGPRFKKVVSTLADIEALPIPDPHKDLGYVMDAVSTIRRELNGRVPLIGFSGSPWTLATYMVEGGSSKDFRKTKAMLYDNPQAMHLLLDKLAQSVTSYLNGQIQAGAQAVQIFDTWGGNLSAAAYQEFSLAYMRKIVSGLIREHDGRKVPVILFTKNGGIWLESIAEAGADALGLDWTCEIGDARRRVGDKVALQGNMDPTVLYAKPEAIRQEVARILESYGHGSGHVFNLGHGITPEVDPEHAGVFINAVHELSARYHG is encoded by the coding sequence ATGACTGCCCTGAAGAACGATCGTTTCCTGCGTGCACTGCTCAAGCAACCCGTAGACGTCACCCCGGTCTGGATGATGCGCCAGGCCGGCCGCTACCTCCCGGAGTACCGCGCCAGCCGCGCCAAGGCCGGTGACTTCATGAGCCTGTGCATGAACCCACAGTTCGCCTGCGAGGTCACCCTGCAGCCGCTGGACCGCTACCCGCTGGACGCGGCGATCCTCTTCTCGGACATCCTCACCATCCCCGACGCCATGGGCCAGGGCCTGTATTTCGAGGCCGGCGAAGGCCCGCGTTTCAAGAAGGTCGTCAGTACCCTGGCCGACATCGAGGCGCTGCCGATCCCCGATCCGCACAAGGACCTGGGCTATGTGATGGACGCCGTCAGCACCATTCGCCGCGAGCTCAACGGTCGCGTGCCGCTGATCGGCTTCTCCGGTAGCCCCTGGACACTGGCCACCTACATGGTCGAAGGCGGTTCCTCCAAGGACTTCCGCAAGACCAAGGCCATGCTCTACGACAACCCCCAGGCGATGCACCTGTTGCTGGACAAGCTGGCCCAGTCGGTCACCAGTTACCTCAATGGCCAGATCCAGGCCGGTGCCCAGGCGGTGCAGATCTTCGACACCTGGGGCGGCAACCTGTCGGCAGCGGCCTACCAGGAGTTTTCCCTGGCCTACATGCGCAAGATCGTCAGCGGCCTGATCCGCGAACACGACGGGCGCAAGGTGCCGGTGATCCTGTTCACCAAGAACGGCGGCATCTGGCTGGAAAGCATCGCCGAAGCCGGCGCCGATGCCCTGGGCCTGGACTGGACCTGCGAAATCGGCGATGCCCGTCGCCGCGTGGGCGACAAGGTCGCGCTGCAAGGCAACATGGACCCGACCGTGCTGTACGCCAAGCCCGAGGCCATTCGCCAGGAAGTGGCGCGGATTCTCGAAAGCTACGGGCATGGCAGCGGCCATGTGTTCAACCTGGGGCATGGCATTACCCCGGAAGTAGACCCGGAGCATGCCGGGGTGTTCATCAACGCAGTGCATGAGTTGTCGGCTCGGTATCACGGCTGA
- a CDS encoding FAD-dependent oxidoreductase: MAERLNNDFQFIEVGRKDPKKKLLRQRKKEFVEIYEPFKPQQSVEQAHRCLGCGNPYCEWKCPVHNFIPNWLKLVSEGNILAAAELSHQTNTLPEVCGRVCPQDRLCEGACTLNDGFGAVTIGSVEKYITDTAFAMGWRPDMSKVKPTGKRVAIIGAGPAGLGCADVLVRAGVTPVVFDRNPEIGGLLTFGIPEFKLEKTVLSNRREVFTGMGIEFRLNTEVGKDITMEQLLADYDAVFMGMGTYTYMKGGFPGEDLPGVHDALDFLIANVNRNLGFEKSPEDFVDMQGKKVVVLGGGDTAMDCNRTSIRQGAKSVTCAYRRDEANMPGSRREVKNAKEEGVKFLYNRQPIAIVGEDKVEGVKVVETRLGEPDARGRRSPEPIPGSEEILPADAVVIAFGFRPSPAPWFEQHGIQLDSQGRVVAPEKGKFKHQTSNPKVFAGGDMVRGSDLVVTAIFEGRTAAEGILDYLEV, encoded by the coding sequence ATGGCTGAACGTCTGAACAACGACTTCCAGTTCATCGAAGTAGGGCGCAAGGACCCCAAGAAGAAGCTCCTGCGCCAGCGCAAGAAGGAGTTCGTGGAAATCTACGAACCTTTCAAGCCGCAACAGTCCGTGGAGCAGGCACACCGCTGCCTGGGCTGCGGCAACCCGTATTGCGAGTGGAAGTGCCCGGTGCACAACTTCATCCCCAACTGGTTGAAGCTGGTGTCCGAGGGCAACATCCTCGCGGCGGCGGAACTGTCGCACCAGACCAACACCCTGCCGGAAGTGTGTGGCCGCGTGTGCCCGCAGGACCGCCTCTGCGAAGGTGCCTGCACGCTCAACGACGGTTTCGGCGCGGTGACCATCGGCTCGGTGGAGAAGTACATCACCGACACCGCCTTCGCCATGGGCTGGCGCCCGGACATGTCCAAGGTCAAGCCGACCGGCAAGCGCGTCGCGATCATCGGCGCGGGCCCGGCGGGCCTGGGGTGTGCCGACGTGCTGGTACGTGCCGGTGTGACCCCGGTGGTGTTCGACCGCAACCCGGAGATCGGTGGCCTGCTGACCTTCGGCATCCCCGAGTTCAAGCTGGAAAAGACCGTGCTCAGCAACCGCCGCGAAGTTTTCACCGGCATGGGCATCGAGTTCCGCCTGAACACCGAGGTGGGCAAGGACATCACCATGGAACAGCTGCTCGCCGATTATGACGCGGTGTTCATGGGCATGGGCACCTACACCTACATGAAGGGCGGCTTCCCCGGCGAAGACCTGCCAGGTGTGCATGACGCCCTGGACTTCCTGATCGCCAACGTCAACCGCAACCTGGGCTTCGAGAAGTCGCCGGAAGATTTCGTCGACATGCAGGGCAAGAAGGTCGTGGTACTGGGCGGCGGCGACACCGCGATGGACTGCAACCGCACGTCGATCCGCCAGGGCGCCAAGTCGGTGACCTGTGCCTACCGCCGTGACGAAGCCAACATGCCGGGTTCGCGCCGCGAGGTGAAGAACGCCAAGGAAGAGGGCGTGAAGTTCCTCTACAACCGTCAGCCCATCGCCATCGTCGGCGAGGACAAGGTCGAAGGCGTGAAGGTGGTCGAGACCCGTCTGGGTGAGCCGGATGCCCGTGGCCGTCGCAGCCCCGAGCCGATTCCGGGTTCCGAGGAGATCCTGCCGGCCGATGCCGTGGTGATCGCCTTCGGCTTCCGCCCGAGCCCGGCGCCGTGGTTCGAGCAGCATGGTATCCAGTTGGACAGCCAAGGCCGCGTGGTGGCGCCGGAGAAGGGCAAGTTCAAGCACCAGACCAGCAACCCGAAAGTGTTCGCCGGTGGTGACATGGTGCGTGGTTCGGACCTGGTGGTGACGGCGATCTTCGAGGGGCGTACGGCGGCTGAAGGTATTCTGGACTACTTGGAAGTCTGA